In one Rhodococcus sp. B50 genomic region, the following are encoded:
- a CDS encoding serine/threonine-protein kinase: MAGRYRLDSKLGGGGMGAVWLARDNRLGRDVAVKQVISTADLDPDEAEDLRRRALREGRAAAQLAHEHAISMYDMALHYGEPWLVMEHLPSRSLAQVMNVVDTLPPYVVAQIGANVADALTAAHAAGIVHRDVKPGNILIAERGRDAGIVKISDFGIARAKGDNDPEGVIIGTPAYFAPEVARGNDPTEASDVFSLGATLYTAVEGQPPFGFETDSIALLHRVARAEIIMPRHTGPLTEPLLEMLQPDPSRRPTMAQARDLLARVVLGPGGSAAALRGRPIQNEDGTIPSWAQRSAHFVEPSRPRGSFADRSLGAATQAHGGAKRSAQGFAPAALLERLLPKGPVPDNPQDRIVAYAPLAMAAMVAVILVALLVAVVIALVV, encoded by the coding sequence GTGGCCGGTCGATATCGGCTCGATTCCAAGCTCGGAGGTGGCGGCATGGGTGCCGTCTGGCTCGCGCGCGACAACCGCCTGGGCCGGGACGTCGCCGTCAAACAGGTGATCTCCACCGCCGACCTCGATCCCGACGAAGCCGAGGATCTCCGTCGCCGTGCGCTCCGGGAAGGCCGGGCGGCCGCCCAGCTCGCCCACGAGCACGCCATCTCGATGTACGACATGGCACTGCACTACGGCGAGCCGTGGCTCGTCATGGAACACCTGCCGTCCCGCAGCCTGGCCCAGGTGATGAACGTCGTCGACACCCTCCCGCCGTACGTGGTGGCGCAGATCGGCGCGAACGTCGCCGACGCCCTCACCGCCGCGCACGCCGCCGGAATCGTCCACCGCGACGTCAAACCCGGCAACATCCTCATCGCCGAGCGTGGCCGCGACGCCGGCATCGTGAAGATCAGCGACTTCGGTATCGCCCGCGCGAAGGGCGACAACGATCCCGAGGGCGTGATCATCGGAACCCCGGCCTATTTCGCTCCCGAGGTCGCACGCGGCAACGACCCCACCGAGGCCAGCGACGTGTTCTCGCTCGGCGCGACCCTCTACACCGCGGTCGAGGGGCAGCCGCCCTTCGGTTTCGAGACCGACTCGATCGCGTTGCTGCACCGGGTCGCCCGGGCCGAGATCATCATGCCCAGGCACACGGGTCCGCTCACCGAACCCCTGCTCGAGATGCTCCAACCCGATCCGTCGCGGCGCCCGACGATGGCGCAGGCACGCGATCTCCTCGCCCGTGTGGTCCTCGGACCGGGCGGATCCGCAGCAGCCCTGCGCGGCCGTCCCATCCAGAACGAGGACGGCACGATCCCGTCGTGGGCGCAACGCTCCGCCCACTTCGTCGAACCCTCGCGCCCCCGCGGTTCCTTCGCCGACCGGTCCCTCGGCGCCGCGACGCAGGCCCACGGGGGCGCGAAGAGATCGGCACAGGGTTTCGCCCCGGCCGCCCTGCTCGAGCGCCTGCTCCCGAAGGGCCCGGTCCCCGACAACCCGCAGGACCGCATCGTCGCCTATGCGCCCCTGGCGATGGCGGCGATGGTCGCGGTGATCCTGGTGGCACTGCTCGTCGCCGTCGTCATCGCGCTGGTCGTCTGA
- a CDS encoding response regulator, with amino-acid sequence MTSIPATSSDATENNRPYRVFLVDDHAVFRSGVRTELGREADMEIVGEAGGVAEAVAGIEATKPDVVLLDVHMPDGGGVAVLQRIPDGPVCLALSVSDAAEDVIAVIRAGARGYVTKTISGPDLADAVRRVAGGDAVFSPRLAGFVLDSFTGRSSAPEPPLDPELDSLTPRELEVLRLLARGYTYREIAEELVISVKTVETHASNVLRKTQQSNRNALTRWAHRRRID; translated from the coding sequence GTGACTTCGATTCCGGCGACATCGTCCGATGCCACCGAGAACAACCGTCCCTATCGTGTCTTCCTGGTGGACGACCACGCCGTCTTCCGCTCCGGCGTGCGCACCGAACTGGGACGCGAGGCCGACATGGAGATCGTCGGCGAGGCCGGAGGAGTCGCCGAGGCCGTGGCCGGGATCGAGGCGACCAAGCCGGATGTCGTGCTCCTCGACGTCCACATGCCGGACGGCGGCGGTGTCGCCGTCCTCCAGCGGATCCCCGACGGCCCGGTGTGTCTGGCGCTCAGCGTGTCCGACGCGGCCGAGGACGTCATCGCCGTCATCCGGGCCGGGGCGCGCGGGTACGTGACGAAGACGATCTCCGGTCCGGATCTGGCCGATGCCGTGCGACGGGTCGCCGGGGGAGACGCCGTGTTCAGTCCGCGCCTGGCCGGTTTCGTGCTCGACTCGTTCACCGGTCGGTCCTCCGCGCCGGAACCGCCCCTCGATCCCGAACTCGACTCGCTGACCCCGCGAGAACTCGAGGTGCTACGTCTGCTGGCTCGCGGTTACACCTACCGCGAGATCGCCGAGGAACTCGTGATCTCGGTGAAGACCGTCGAGACGCACGCGTCGAACGTCCTGCGCAAGACGCAGCAGTCCAACCGCAATGCACTGACACGCTGGGCGCACCGGCGGCGTATCGACTGA